The DNA region CTAATCCCTGATTATCATAAACTACTTGATCCTTAAGATTTACTGTTAGTGTATATTCTTCGGATTCAGCCTTATTGATAATGGCTTGAACATGGTCTTCACTAATTTGAATGGCAAGAATGCCATTTTTCACACAGTTGTTTTTAAATATATCTGCATAGCTAGGAGCAATTACTATCCTAAAACCAAAGTCCTGAATAGCCCACGGCGCATGTTCACGGGAAGAACCACAGCCAAAATTTTCACCAGCTACTAAAATGGAGGCACCCTTATATTTTGGATTGTTCAGAGAAAAGTCCTTCCGCAGATTGCCATCATCATCATAACGCCAATGATAGAATAAAAATTGTCCAAAGCCACTGCGTTCAATTCGTTTCAAGAATTGTTTCGGAATAATTTGATCTGTATCGATATTAGAGCGGTTTAATGGATAAACCAGACCTTTATGAGTACGTAATGGTTCCATTTTTATAAAACCCCCTGTGCAGTAAATTGACGGACATCGACAAAATGTCCTGCAACCGCAGCGGCAGCTGCCATTTCGGGACTAACAAGATGGGTTCGAGAACCATTCCCTTGACGGCCTTCAAAATTGCGGTTCGAAGTGGAGGCACAGCGTTCACCTGATGGAACGATGTCATCATTCATAGCTAAACACATACTGCAACCAGCCTCACGCCATTCAAAGCCGGCTTCTATAAAGACCCGATCCAGTCCTTCTTTTTCCGCAGCAAGCTTGATGCTGAATGAGCCTGGTACAACAATCGCAGTAACCGAAGGGCTAACCTTCCTTCCACGAACAACTTCTGCAGCTTTACGTAAATCGCTTATGCGAGAGTTTGTACATGAACCGATAAAAACATGGTCAATTTTTACACTTGAAATGGGTTGACCAGCCTCAAGACCCATATAGTGGAGAGCACGGCTGATTTCATCCTTTACATTCGCTTTCACTGCTTCTTCCGGATTAGGGACAGACGCTGAAATGGGGATACACATACCAGGGTTTGTACCCCAAGTCACCTGTGGCTCGACTTTAGACGCATCAATTTCTACAACGCGGTCGTAGGTAGCTTCTTCATCAGATGCAAGGGCGCGCCAGCTTGCAACAGCCTCATCAAACGCCTCGTCTTTAGGTACATGCCGACGACCTTTTAAGTATTTAAATGTTGTCTCATCCGGTGTAATTAGTCCAGCGCGGGCACCACCTTCAATCGACATATTACAAACGGTCATTCGCTCTTCCATCGAAAGTGCACGAATCGCTTCTCCTGTATATTCCATCACATAACCCGTTCCAAACTGTACTCCGAATTTACCGATAATCGCTAGAATTAGATCCTTCGCCGTTACACCCGTTCCAAGCTTGCCATTCACTTTTACATTCATGGTTTTTGGAGGTGCTTGCCAAAGTGTTTGCGTTGCAAGGACATGCTCCACTTCACTGGTACCAATACCGAAAGCAAGAGCACCAAATGCCCCATGTGTAGACGTATGGCTATCGCCACAGACAATGGTTTTTCCAGGCTGTGTTAACCCAAGCTCTGGACCAATTACATGAACAATCCCATTATCGGGATGATGAATATCAGACAGCTCAATCCCGAATTGCTGGCAATTTTTTTTCAATGTATCTATTTGATTTTTTGAGACAAGATCTTTAATTTCACTACGGTCACGTGTTGGTACATTATGATCCATTGTTGCATAGGTTAAGTCTGGGCGCCGGACTTTGCGTCCGTTCATCCGCAAACCTTCAAATGCCTGAGGAGAAGTCACTTCGTGAACAAGGTGTAAATCAATATAAAGTAAATCAGGCTTTCCTGCTTCTTGATGTACAACATGCTGCTCCCAAATTTTTTGGATGATATTTTTTGGTGTTTGCATAGCGTCCTTCCTCACGTTTATAGATTTATAGGTGGGGGAGTAGTCCCCGTTTCTTTTATATGGCCGCCGCAACTGGCGGATAAACGCCGCAACTGGCGGATAACCGTCCCAACTGGCGGATAAACGCCGCAACTGGCGGATAAACGCCGCAACTGGCGGATAACCGTCCCAACTGGCGGATAAACGCCGCAACTGGCGGATAAACGCCGCAACTGGCGGATAAACGCCGCAACTGGCGGATAAACGCTGCAACTGGCGGATAAACGCTGCAACTGGCGGATAACCTGCCACAACCAGTGGATAGCCGGAAATTCCAACTTATAGTTAAGCCGCCAGGCCAACAAGCCTAGCGGCTAAAGCCAACCACTCAACTACTTATATATAACAGCTCATAATACACTTTGAGGCATTTTGTGATTTGATATAATCGACAATTAGGCGAGTCATTTCAACAGTACCAACTGGGCGCCCGTCAGGAACCTGAATATCTGCAGTATGGAAGCCTGCATCTAAAACAGATTGTACGGCCTCTTCAATCAGCTCCGCCTCGTCATCCAATTTGAAGGAATAGCGCAGCATCAGTGCTGCTGATAAAATCATTGCTACTGGATTGGCTACACCTTTCCCCGCAATGTCAGGTGCTGAGCCGTGAACAGGTTCATAAAGACCTAACCCGTCTTCTCGCAAACTAGCAGAAGGGAGCATGCCAAGAGATCCTGTTAAAACGGAGGCTTCGTCACTTAGAATGTCACCAAACATATTCTCTGTCACAATTACATCAAACTGTGTTGGGCTTGTAATAAGCTTCATTGCGGCCGCATCGACTAAAACATGTTCAACCGTAACATCTGGATATTGAGCTTTTTTCTCTTCAACAATCTCACGCCATAGCTTACTAGACTCTAAGACATTTGCTTTATCAACAGAAGTGAGGTGACCACGCCGCCCCTGTGCTGCTTGAAAGCCTTTATCGACAATCCTTTCAATCTCTTTTCGAGTATAGGAAAGTGTATCGACAACCACATTACCATCCTCACGGCGTTCGCTTGGGGTCCCAAAGTAAAGGCCACCTGTTAGTTCACGTACGATGAGAAGGTCACTGCCAGCTACCACTTCTTCTTTTAGAGGTGAGGCATGAAGCAAATTTTTAAACCCTTTTATCGGTCTTAAGTTTGCATATAAGTCAAGTGCTTTGCGAATACCGAGCAATCCTCTTTCAGGCCGTAAATGGGAGGGGTTGTGATCCCATTTTGGGCCGCCAACTGCACCTAGTAATACCGCATCCGCCTGTTTGCAGGCATCAATCGTTGTTTCTGGTAGGGGAGTGCCGTATAAGTCGATGGCTGCTCCTCCAATCTCATGGGTTTCGAAGTGGAAATTGTGGTTAAATTCTTCAGCAACGGCACTTAGCACCTCTTTTGCAGAGCCAATGACTTCCTTACCAATCCCATCACCAGGCAGTAAAACAATTCGTTTTTTCATTCGAAGCAACCTCCTCATCATTTTTAATAGCCTAATAGAAAAATAATACTCGTTTTTCCAATCAACCAATATCCTAGACTGGTTCTACTTGCAAAGCTCCTTTTTGATTATAAAATACGCGATTAACTGCATTTATAAATGCTTTGGCCGAAGCTTCTAAAACGTCCTGCGCTGATCCGCGACCACTCACAGGTATTCCATTCACCGTCATCTTTACATGAACCTCAGCAAGTGCATCGCGGCCTTGACCAATGGAGTTTAATTTAAAATCAGTAAGGTGAATCTCTTCTTTTACTAAAGCCTCAATCGTGTTGTAGAGTGCCTCAACACTTCCTGAGCCTGTTCGTGCTGTTTCGACCCGAATGCCTTCTGGGCTAGTGAGAGCAACAGTAGCAGTTGGGAGATTAGCTGAACCATATTGTACCTGGAAAGCGACAAGTTCATATTTTTTAACATCAACAACGGCTGTTTGAATATCCGTTAAAATCGCAAATAAATCTTCATCCGTTACTTCTTTTTTACGATCGGTTAGTTGTTTAAAAGCTGTGAACGCCTCAAGAAGCTTTTCTTCTGATAATTGGAAGCCCATTTTTTCAATATTATCCTTAAAAGCATGTCGGCCAGAATGTTTGCCAAGAACGAGATCATTCGACTGAATCCCAACCATTTCTGGAGTAATAATCTCATAGGTTAACGTGTTTTTTAATACCCCATCCTGATGGATACCAGACTCATGTGCAAATGCATTTTTTCCAACAACAGCCTTATTTCCAGGAACCATCATCCCCGTAAAACGGCTAACAAGGTCACTCGTCCGTTTCGTTTCTTTTAATACAAGGTTAGTAGTATAGGGATATTTATCTTTTCGAATCGCAAGGGCAACCGCTATTTCCTCGAGAGAGGCGTTGCCAGCACGCTCGCCGATTCCGTTAATCGTTCCTTCAACCTGTGTTACTCCGTTTTCTATCGCTGCAAGTGAATTGGCCACGGCCATTCCTAAGTCATCGTGACAATGGCAAGATAGTGCTACCTTATGAATATTACGGACATTTTCACGAATATAGCGGAACATATAACCGTATTCTGCTGGTGTGGAATACCCGACTGTATCAGGAAGATTTATAACCGTCGCACCTGCATCAATGACTTTCTCGATAATATCAACAAGAAAGTCGAGATCTGAACGCGAAGCATCCTCAGCTGACCATTCAATATGAGGAAATCTCTTTTTCGCATAGGCAACCATTTCAACTGCTGTTTGAGTCACTTGCTCCGGCGTTTTAAGCAATTTATATTTCATATGAATGGGGGAGGTTGCAAGGAAAACATGCAACCTCGGTTCTGCAGCATCTTTTAATGCGTCCCACGCAATGTCAATGTCCGATTTTGTTGCTCTTGCTAAGCCAGTCACAGAAGTGTTCTTAATCGTCCGTGCAATTGCTCTAACCGCTTCAAAATCTCCTTGGGAAGAAGCCGGGAAACCGGCCTCCATAATGTCAACGCCAAACCGTTCGAGTTGTCTAGCAATTTCCAGTTTTTCAAGCTGGTTTAAATTCACACCAGGGGACTGTTCGCCATCACGCAGTGTTGTATCAAAGATGTTAACGTGAACCATTTACCACCACTTCTTTCTTATCATTTACTGGTTTTTTAATAAATGGCATTAATGCACGCAACTCGCGGCCAACCTTTTCGATCGGATGATTATTTTCGCTGCGATTTATTGCGTTAAATTGCGGACGATTTGCTTGATTTTCTAAAATCCAGCCTTTAGCAAATACGCCTGTTTGGATATCAGTTAAAATATCCTTCATACGGCCTT from Neobacillus sp. FSL H8-0543 includes:
- the leuD gene encoding 3-isopropylmalate dehydratase small subunit codes for the protein MEPLRTHKGLVYPLNRSNIDTDQIIPKQFLKRIERSGFGQFLFYHWRYDDDGNLRKDFSLNNPKYKGASILVAGENFGCGSSREHAPWAIQDFGFRIVIAPSYADIFKNNCVKNGILAIQISEDHVQAIINKAESEEYTLTVNLKDQVVYDNQGLEVTFDIPPYPKEMLLNGWDEIGVTLTYEDKIKQYELAQ
- the leuC gene encoding 3-isopropylmalate dehydratase large subunit, whose amino-acid sequence is MQTPKNIIQKIWEQHVVHQEAGKPDLLYIDLHLVHEVTSPQAFEGLRMNGRKVRRPDLTYATMDHNVPTRDRSEIKDLVSKNQIDTLKKNCQQFGIELSDIHHPDNGIVHVIGPELGLTQPGKTIVCGDSHTSTHGAFGALAFGIGTSEVEHVLATQTLWQAPPKTMNVKVNGKLGTGVTAKDLILAIIGKFGVQFGTGYVMEYTGEAIRALSMEERMTVCNMSIEGGARAGLITPDETTFKYLKGRRHVPKDEAFDEAVASWRALASDEEATYDRVVEIDASKVEPQVTWGTNPGMCIPISASVPNPEEAVKANVKDEISRALHYMGLEAGQPISSVKIDHVFIGSCTNSRISDLRKAAEVVRGRKVSPSVTAIVVPGSFSIKLAAEKEGLDRVFIEAGFEWREAGCSMCLAMNDDIVPSGERCASTSNRNFEGRQGNGSRTHLVSPEMAAAAAVAGHFVDVRQFTAQGVL
- the leuB gene encoding 3-isopropylmalate dehydrogenase, with translation MKKRIVLLPGDGIGKEVIGSAKEVLSAVAEEFNHNFHFETHEIGGAAIDLYGTPLPETTIDACKQADAVLLGAVGGPKWDHNPSHLRPERGLLGIRKALDLYANLRPIKGFKNLLHASPLKEEVVAGSDLLIVRELTGGLYFGTPSERREDGNVVVDTLSYTRKEIERIVDKGFQAAQGRRGHLTSVDKANVLESSKLWREIVEEKKAQYPDVTVEHVLVDAAAMKLITSPTQFDVIVTENMFGDILSDEASVLTGSLGMLPSASLREDGLGLYEPVHGSAPDIAGKGVANPVAMILSAALMLRYSFKLDDEAELIEEAVQSVLDAGFHTADIQVPDGRPVGTVEMTRLIVDYIKSQNASKCIMSCYI
- a CDS encoding 2-isopropylmalate synthase — its product is MVHVNIFDTTLRDGEQSPGVNLNQLEKLEIARQLERFGVDIMEAGFPASSQGDFEAVRAIARTIKNTSVTGLARATKSDIDIAWDALKDAAEPRLHVFLATSPIHMKYKLLKTPEQVTQTAVEMVAYAKKRFPHIEWSAEDASRSDLDFLVDIIEKVIDAGATVINLPDTVGYSTPAEYGYMFRYIRENVRNIHKVALSCHCHDDLGMAVANSLAAIENGVTQVEGTINGIGERAGNASLEEIAVALAIRKDKYPYTTNLVLKETKRTSDLVSRFTGMMVPGNKAVVGKNAFAHESGIHQDGVLKNTLTYEIITPEMVGIQSNDLVLGKHSGRHAFKDNIEKMGFQLSEEKLLEAFTAFKQLTDRKKEVTDEDLFAILTDIQTAVVDVKKYELVAFQVQYGSANLPTATVALTSPEGIRVETARTGSGSVEALYNTIEALVKEEIHLTDFKLNSIGQGRDALAEVHVKMTVNGIPVSGRGSAQDVLEASAKAFINAVNRVFYNQKGALQVEPV